The Streptomyces pactum genome contains a region encoding:
- a CDS encoding LCP family protein gives MNDGYDAGYGDGGDQYELVGYDEYGRPVYRQAQGPAPAQPGGQQAYDPYAQQQHQQGQQHQQGQQYGQQGYGYDPYGTGGQQPAPQSYEAYDGYGSQAGYDTGSQQPAPGYDAYDGYASGTHAQPQPSYDPYGQAATSGRQPRVAEQTAYIPQQAGPPGEPETEAPARAPEADREYHTEQFAFVEEPTDDSEDVIDWMKFTENRTERREEARRRARARVVALVVVLALVAVGGVGYLWYAGKLPGLSSSDDKTGGTTAAGAQKRDVIAVHLHDTKGGGTSTALLVDNTTTKQGTAVLVPNSLALTGDDGSTTTLADSVDEDGPDATRTALDSVLGTDIEGTWRLDTPYLQILVDLVGNIEVDTDTDVPDPEAKDKGAAPLVREGEGQTLSGKMAVAYATYRGSGEEANAQLQRFGQVMQGVLRKLSSDPAGATTTVQTLGLILDPPLTEKDLGSFLAGLSDLAKGGDFKTALLPVQEDGRLSAEAGDGVVKDILGGTAKSPDKDAAVSVWVRNATGVEDRTGKARVVLLNGGFTFLSGGTASGTEATSKVVYAEAADKESAVQVAKTLGLSTDSVTQGEVSANARVSVVLGQDYEPAS, from the coding sequence GTGAACGACGGATACGACGCGGGCTACGGCGACGGCGGCGACCAGTACGAACTCGTCGGCTACGACGAGTACGGCCGGCCGGTGTACCGCCAGGCCCAGGGCCCGGCCCCGGCCCAGCCCGGCGGGCAGCAGGCGTACGACCCGTACGCCCAGCAGCAGCACCAGCAGGGTCAGCAGCACCAGCAGGGTCAGCAGTACGGACAGCAGGGCTACGGCTACGACCCGTACGGCACGGGCGGGCAGCAGCCCGCCCCGCAGTCGTACGAGGCCTATGACGGCTACGGCTCCCAGGCCGGCTACGACACCGGCTCGCAGCAGCCCGCCCCCGGTTACGACGCCTACGACGGCTACGCCTCCGGCACGCACGCGCAGCCCCAGCCCTCGTACGACCCGTACGGGCAGGCGGCCACCAGCGGCCGGCAGCCCCGGGTAGCCGAGCAGACCGCCTACATCCCGCAGCAGGCGGGCCCGCCCGGGGAACCGGAGACGGAAGCGCCCGCGCGGGCCCCCGAAGCCGACCGGGAGTACCACACCGAGCAGTTCGCCTTCGTCGAGGAGCCGACCGACGACTCCGAGGACGTCATCGACTGGATGAAGTTCACGGAGAACCGCACCGAGCGCCGCGAGGAGGCCCGGCGGCGCGCACGCGCGCGTGTGGTCGCCCTCGTGGTCGTCCTGGCACTGGTCGCGGTCGGCGGTGTCGGCTACCTCTGGTACGCCGGAAAGCTGCCCGGCCTGTCCTCCTCGGACGACAAGACGGGGGGCACGACGGCGGCGGGCGCCCAGAAGCGCGACGTGATCGCCGTCCACCTGCACGACACCAAGGGCGGCGGCACCTCCACCGCGCTGCTCGTGGACAACACCACCACCAAGCAGGGCACCGCCGTACTGGTGCCCAACTCCCTCGCCCTGACCGGCGACGACGGCAGCACCACCACGCTCGCCGACTCCGTCGACGAGGACGGCCCCGACGCGACCAGGACCGCGCTCGACTCGGTCCTCGGCACCGACATCGAGGGCACCTGGCGCCTGGACACGCCCTACCTCCAGATCCTCGTCGACCTGGTCGGCAACATCGAGGTGGACACCGACACCGACGTCCCCGACCCGGAGGCCAAGGACAAGGGCGCCGCGCCCCTCGTACGCGAGGGCGAGGGCCAGACCCTCAGCGGCAAGATGGCCGTCGCCTACGCCACATACCGCGGCTCCGGTGAGGAGGCGAACGCCCAGCTCCAGCGGTTCGGGCAGGTCATGCAGGGGGTGCTGCGCAAGCTCTCCTCGGACCCCGCGGGCGCGACGACCACCGTCCAGACCCTCGGGCTGATCCTCGACCCGCCGCTGACCGAGAAGGACCTCGGCTCCTTCCTCGCCGGGCTCTCCGACCTCGCCAAGGGCGGCGACTTCAAGACCGCGCTGCTGCCCGTCCAGGAGGACGGAAGGCTCAGCGCCGAGGCCGGTGACGGCGTGGTCAAGGACATCCTCGGCGGTACCGCCAAGAGCCCCGACAAGGACGCCGCCGTCAGCGTCTGGGTCCGCAACGCCACCGGCGTCGAGGACCGCACCGGCAAGGCCCGCGTGGTCCTCCTCAACGGCGGCTTCACCTTCCTGTCGGGCGGCACCGCGTCCGGCACCGAGGCGACGTCGAAGGTGGTCTACGCCGAGGCCGCGGACAAGGAGAGCGCCGTCCAGGTCGCCAAGACGCTGGGCCTGTCCACCGACTCCGTCACCCAGGGCGAGGTCTCCGCGAACGCGA
- the nadD gene encoding nicotinate-nucleotide adenylyltransferase: MGEQDMPTGPAHETAHDTAHAPARGTQNRAVPARAARRGNGPSPSGKRRLGVMGGTFDPIHHGHLVAASEVAAQFHLDEVVFVPTGQPWQKSHRTVSAAEDRYLMTVVATVENPQFSVSRIDIDRGGPTYTVDTLRDLRELNPDADLFFITGADALAQILTWRDSEELFSLAHFIGVTRPGHTLTDAGLPKGGVSLVEVPALAISSTDCRARVAKGDPVWYLVPDGVVRYIDKRELYRGD, from the coding sequence ATGGGAGAGCAGGACATGCCTACCGGTCCGGCGCACGAAACGGCGCACGACACGGCGCACGCGCCGGCGCGTGGCACGCAGAACCGCGCGGTGCCCGCCCGCGCCGCCCGCCGGGGCAACGGCCCGTCGCCGTCGGGCAAGCGCCGCCTCGGCGTCATGGGCGGCACCTTCGACCCGATCCACCACGGGCACCTCGTGGCGGCCAGTGAGGTCGCCGCGCAGTTCCACCTCGACGAGGTGGTGTTCGTGCCCACCGGGCAGCCGTGGCAGAAGAGCCACCGCACGGTCTCCGCGGCCGAGGACCGTTATCTGATGACGGTCGTGGCGACCGTCGAGAACCCGCAGTTCTCGGTGAGCCGTATCGACATCGACCGCGGCGGTCCCACCTACACCGTGGACACCCTGCGCGACCTGCGCGAGCTCAACCCGGACGCCGACCTGTTCTTCATCACCGGCGCCGACGCCCTCGCCCAGATCCTCACCTGGCGCGACAGCGAGGAGCTGTTCTCCCTGGCGCACTTCATCGGCGTCACCCGGCCCGGCCACACGCTGACGGACGCCGGGCTCCCCAAGGGCGGCGTCTCGCTCGTCGAGGTCCCCGCCCTCGCCATCTCCTCCACGGACTGCCGTGCGAGAGTCGCCAAGGGCGACCCCGTCTGGTATCTGGTGCCGGACGGGGTCGTGCGCTACATCGACAAACGCGAGCTGTACCGCGGCGACTGA